GCCTGTTTCGGCGCCGGTGCGCGAGAAGTACCGCCCTGCGGTTGCGCCTGTTGCGCCGGTGGCGAATCGAACTGCGCCGATCCACCGCCGCTGCGCCCGCCGAGCATTTGCATCTCGTTGGCAACGATTTCCGTGGTGTAACGATCCTGACCGTCCTTCCCCTGCCATTTACGCGTACGGATGCTCCCTTCGATATACACCTGAGAGCCTTTGCGCAGGTATTCGGCAGCGATCTCGGCCAACCGATTGAAAAACACCACACGATGCCACTCGGTACGTTCCTGGGTATCGCCGGTATTCTTGTCGCGCCAGCTTTCGCTGGTGGCCAGATTGACATTGGTCACCGCGCCGCCGCTCGGCATGTAGCGGGTTTCAGGATCGGCGCCGAGATTGCCGATCAGTATGACTTTATTGACGCCTCTGCTGGCCATGGGCGTTTGCCTCCATTGTGCTTGCCGTGGTCTCGCGCCAGCCCCGACGCGGGAAAGATCGGTATTCTACGCTATGTGCCAGCCAGCGAAAACGCGCGCAGGCGCTCCTCATCCAGCGCGGCCCGGTCGACACGCAGGTAGGCGACGCCTTCGTCCGGCACCACCTGCGCCTCGGCAACGCCTGGAATCCGCGTCAGCTCGGTTTCGGTGGTGCGCACCAGATGGGGCTCAGGCACGGTCTCCAGATGCAGCACATAGCTGGCGAGGTAGCGTGGATTGCGCATGCTGCTGGCGAACAACAGCCAGATCGCGGACACACCGGCGCCAAGCAGGAACACGCCATCCACACCCCAGTGCTGATAGAACGCGCCACCCAGGGTGCCGCCCAGAAAAATGCCCAGGAACTGCGCCGTGGAGTAGACGCCCATCGCAGTGCCCTTGCGCGTAGGCGGCGAGAATTTCGCCACCAGCGACGGCAGCGTCGCCTCCAGTGTGTTGAAGGCCACAAAAAAGATCAGCATGACGGCGATAACCTCGAACAGCGAATGATCGCTGAACAGGTACATCAGCTCGCACAGCACAAGCGCGCCAATGGAGGACACGAAGATGGATTTCATCTTGCGGCGCTTCTCGGCGATGATCACGAACGGCAGCATGATGATGAACGCAATCAGCATCACCGGCAGATACACGCCCCACTGCTCATTCGGCGCAAGGTTGGTCATGTTTGTCAGCACCACCGGGAGGATGACGAAATTCGCGGTCAGCACGAATTGCATGGTGAAAATGCCCAAATCCAGCCGCAGCAGTTCGCCATTGCGCAACACTTCGCCGAAACTGCCGACCACCACTTCGGTATCGCGGTGCAGATGGCTGCGCTGCGGCGTCGGCACCAGCACGGCGGTGATGGCTATTGCGCCGATGCCGAGCAGCGCAGTCAGCCAGAAAATACCATCGACTCCGACCCATTCGTTAAGCAGAGGTCCGGCGACGATCCCGAGACTGAACGCAAAACCGATACTGATACCGATGGTGCCCATGATCTTGGTGCGGTGCTCGTCGCGTGTCAGATCGGCTGCCAGTGCCATGACGGTCGATGAAATGGCGCCAGCACCCTGCAGCGCCCGCCCAAGAATCACGCCGTAAATAGAATGAGAGAGACCGGCGATGGCGCTGCCAATAATGAATATCGTCAAGCCAATGTAAATGACCGGTTTTCGGCCAATGCGGTCAGACAGCATGCCAAAGGGAATTTGCAAAATGGCCTGACTCAGGCCGTAAATACCGATGGCCAGGCCGATCAGCAACGGGGTATGCCCGGTCAACTCCGCGCCGTATAGCGTGAAGACCGGCAAAATCATGAACAGGCCCAGCATGCGGACCATATAGATACCCGCCAGCGAATAGGCGGTACGCTTCTCCTGCGGTGACATACTGTTATCGAACCCGGATGACTTACGTCGCATCGAATCGTGCTCCCTCATGGCGTATTGGAGAATGACCGCGTTGTCGTCACGCGGCTCGAACCAAGCCTGTTCGACCACATAAAGGCCGGAAATATCCCCGGCGGGTTGGCGCCGCGCCAGCTTACGGGGTCGGCACGCCATGATCAATGTCTCTGCTGGCCGGTATACTTTCGATCACCCGGCATTAAGCCGTAAGATGTTCGGCTGGACCGGCCTTACGAGCGCAACTCATGGACGCCATCCGCATCCGCGGCGCACGCACCCACAACCTGAAGAACGTCGATCTCGATCTGCCACGCGAAAACTCGTGGTCATCACCGGTCTGTCCGGCTCGGGCAAGTCCTCGCTGGCCTTCGACACGCTGTTTGCCGAAGGTCAACGTCGCTACGTCGAGTCACTGTCTGCCTATGCCCGACAGTTTCTCTCGGTGATGGAAAAGCCCGATGTGGACTACATCGAGGGGCTCTCCCCAGCCATCGCCATCGAGCAGAAAACCACATCGCACAATCCGCGCTCGACCGTCGGCACCATCACCGAAATTCACGACTACCTGCGCCTGCTCTACGCGCGAGTCGGCACGCCGCGCTGCCCCGAACACGGCCTGACACTCGAAGCGCAGACCGTCAGCCAGATGGTCGATCAGGTGCTCACGCTGCCCGAAGGCATGCGTATCCTGCTGCTCGCACCGCTGATCAGCGGGCGCAAGGGCGAGCATCAGCAGGTCTTCGACGGCTTGCGCAGCCAGGGTTACCTGCGCGTGCGCGTGGACGGCGCAGTACATGAAATCGATGCATTGCCGGACCTGGACGCCAAACGCAAGCATGACATCGAGGTCGTCGTCGATCGACTGAAGGTTCGCGCGGATATCGCCCTTCGTCTGGCCGAGTCCTTCGAAACCGCGCTACGGCTCAGCGACGGGATTGCGCTCATCGGCTTCATGGACGAACCGGAACGCGAGGAGCTCGTCCTGTCCTCGCGCTACGCCTGCCCGGTCTGCGGCTACGCCATTGCCGAACTCGAACCGCGGCTGTTTTCATTCAACAATCCAGCCGGCGCCTGCCCCACATGCGACGGCCTCGGCACGCAGTCCTTCTTCGACCCGGCGCGCGTCGTCCTGCATCCGGAAATCAGCCTGGCCGGCGGCGCTGTGCGCGGCTGGGATCGGCGCAACGAACACTACTTCAAGCTCATCCAGGCGCTCGCCGCACATTACGGATTCGACCCCGAAACACCCTGGCAGGAACTGCCACAAACAGTACGCGATGTAATTCTCAACGGCAGCGGAAAACACAAGCTGAAACTGCCGGGACGCAGTCGCCCACAAGCTTTTGAAGGCATTTTGCCGAACATGTCGCGACGCTACCGCGAAACCGAGTCCAACGCCGTGCGCGAGGAACTGGCCCGC
This genomic stretch from Acidihalobacter ferrooxydans harbors:
- the ssb gene encoding single-stranded DNA-binding protein, coding for MASRGVNKVILIGNLGADPETRYMPSGGAVTNVNLATSESWRDKNTGDTQERTEWHRVVFFNRLAEIAAEYLRKGSQVYIEGSIRTRKWQGKDGQDRYTTEIVANEMQMLGGRSGGGSAQFDSPPAQQAQPQGGTSRAPAPKQADPEPIPDFDDDVPF
- a CDS encoding MFS transporter, translated to MACRPRKLARRQPAGDISGLYVVEQAWFEPRDDNAVILQYAMREHDSMRRKSSGFDNSMSPQEKRTAYSLAGIYMVRMLGLFMILPVFTLYGAELTGHTPLLIGLAIGIYGLSQAILQIPFGMLSDRIGRKPVIYIGLTIFIIGSAIAGLSHSIYGVILGRALQGAGAISSTVMALAADLTRDEHRTKIMGTIGISIGFAFSLGIVAGPLLNEWVGVDGIFWLTALLGIGAIAITAVLVPTPQRSHLHRDTEVVVGSFGEVLRNGELLRLDLGIFTMQFVLTANFVILPVVLTNMTNLAPNEQWGVYLPVMLIAFIIMLPFVIIAEKRRKMKSIFVSSIGALVLCELMYLFSDHSLFEVIAVMLIFFVAFNTLEATLPSLVAKFSPPTRKGTAMGVYSTAQFLGIFLGGTLGGAFYQHWGVDGVFLLGAGVSAIWLLFASSMRNPRYLASYVLHLETVPEPHLVRTTETELTRIPGVAEAQVVPDEGVAYLRVDRAALDEERLRAFSLAGT